In Acidobacteriota bacterium, the sequence AGTTTCACTTCAACGTTGCGAGGTGGCAGATCGAAGCTCTCGATGAGCTCCCCGATCCGGTCGAGGACCGACTGGCGATCTTCGATGACCAGGGTATCCAATCGTGGTCGGAGCGAGATCATGCCGTCTTCCGACAGCAGCGGTTCGATCAGCTCGGCGACGTCGGACAACGGACGGAAGTCGATCTCGTAGGCTCGGGCCGAGATCGGATCCTGGCGATCGGGGGCCTGCGCCAGCAGCACTCCGAACGAGAGCGCAACCAGACACAACAGTCCTGGGAGTCTCCGCATCACAGGTCGAGCGCCTCGTCGAAGATCATCACGATCTGGGTCTCCCCGACGGATAAATCGACGACCTGCGCGTGTCCCGGCGAGGAGAGGAGTTCGAAGGTGGCGTTGGTCGGCGCCGGTTCACCGGCTTCGACCGCGGCGATCTCCGGTGCCGGCTCCTTCGGCGGACCCCACGTCGCGATCCCACCCAGCACAAGCGCCAGCAACAGAGAGGCGGCGACGCTGAAGCCCAGGCCGTGTCGGCGACGCGATGCGGCGGGCGCTTCAATCCCCGTGCGAACCGAGGCACTGAGCCGATCCAGCGCTTCGAGCGGAATCTCCTGCGTGGCGAGGAGTGCGAAGAGTCGACTCTCGTCGGCAGCGGCCCAGCGAGCCCGACAGTCGGCGCAGTCCTCGAGATGACGCAGCGCAACCGTGCGGTCCGCGGACGACGTGTCGTCCGACAGGCGACGCAGTGCGTCGTTGTGTAAGTGCAGAGGGTGCGTCACGATCCGCCTCCACGATCGTCGCGATCTTCGGAGTCCCCGAAGCCCTGGATCAGTTCCGGATAGTCGCGCTCGAGTCCGCGACGCAGGATGCGTCTCGCCTGCAACAGATGGTTCCGGACGGTGGACTCGGTGACATCCAGGATCCTGGCCACATCGCTGGTCGTCCGTCCCTCGATCTCGCGGAGGACGAACGCAGCCCTTTGTTTGGGTGCCAGCGTCGCTGCCAGCCGCCGGAATGCGGCCTGGAGCGAACCGAGATCCAGACGCTCGTCGGCGGTTCGCTTCTCCGGTGCCGGCAGGATCTCCGCCGCCTCGTCGGGCAGCGCGTGCATCATCCCCTTCGGTCCCTTGCTTCGTAGGCTGTCGATGGCGGCGTTCACGGTGATCCTGTACACCCAAGTGTCAAACGTCCTGGCGGGGTCGTAACGATCCAGCCCCTGCCAGAGCTTGAGGAACACCCCCTGGGCAACGTCGAGAGCGTCCTCGAGGTTTCCGGTGATCTGATACGCCGTCCGCACCACCCGTTCGCGCTTGGCACGGACGAGCTGGTCGAAAGCGTCTCGATCACCGGCTGCCGCGGCCCTGATCCTCTCGGCTTCGTCACGCATGCACGCTCCGAATCCGGGAGGTTCGTCCCGTGGCTGTCTCGGATGTGGTACGGCCCGACATCGTTCCCCGTCTAGGAGCCCATCGAAGACGGACAAAATAGCGCAGACGGCTCCTGGCCGGGAACTAGTGGGTCGGCTGTGGCTCTCGCCCGCTGGCGGCCGGGACCCTGGCCGGGGCCGACGGCTTCCCGGCCGGCGTCAGGGCGACGGCCAAAACGTCGTCGATCTGGGACGCCAGGACGAACTCGATATCGCGACGGAGGGCCTTGGGCACCTCGTCCACCTGCTTTCCGCTGGCCTTGGGCAGGATGATCTTCTTGATGCCGCTGCGACGGGCCGCCAGGACCTTCTCCTTGATGCCACCGACCGGTAGCACGTTCCCACGGAGCGTGATCTCGCCGGTCATCGCCACGTCGCTCCGCACCGGCCGCCCGGTGAAGACCGACAACATCGCCGTGGCGAGGGTGATGCCCGCCGACGGGCCATCCTTCGGGATCGCTCCCTGAGGCACGTGGATATGGATGTCCTTGCCGTCGAAGTAGTCGGCGGGGATATCGAATTCGGCCGCATGGGTTCGGGCGTAGGAAAGTGCCGCCTGAGCGGACTCCTTCATCACGTCACCGAGCTGTCCCGTGAGAATCAGGTTGCCCTTGCCACTCATGATCGTCGCCTCGATGAACAGCACGTCGCCGCCGGACTCGGTCCAGGCCAGACCGGTGGCCACGCCGACCTGATCGCCCTGCATCGCCTCTTCACGGCTGACGATCGCAGGACCGAGATATGCCTCGAGGCTGGAAGCGATGACACGGACCTTCTTCTTGCGACCCTGGGCGACCTGATGGGCGACCTTGCGACAGACCGACCCGATGGTGCGCTCCAGGTTTCGCAGCCCCGCTTCGCGGGTGTACTCGCCGATCATCGTTCTTAGCGAGTTCTCCGAGAACTCGATGAGCTTCTCGCCCAGCCCGTTCTCGTGGATCTGTCGAGGCACCAGGTGGCGCTGACTGATCGTCAGCTTCTCTTCCTCGGTGTAGCCCGACAGACGGATCACCTCCATCCGATCGCGAAAGGCCGGCTGAATCGGATCCAGCAGATTGGCCGTCGCTATGAACAGCGTGTCGGACAGATCGTACGGCACGCCCAGGTAATGATCCCGGAACGTGTGGTTCTGTTCCGGGTCGAGAACCTCCAGCAACGCCGCCGACGGATCGCCACGGAAATCGGAGCTGATCTTGTCGACCTCATCCAGCATGAAGACGGGGTTCTGCGATCCCGTGTGGTGGATCCCCTGAATCACCCGCCCGGGCATCGAACCGACGTAGGTGCGTCGATGCCCGCGGATCTCGGCCTCGTCCTTGACGCCACCGAGCGCCAGCCGGAAGAAGTTGCGACCCAGCGATCGCGCGATGGATCGACCGAGAGAGGTCTTTCCCACACCGGGAGGCCCGACGAAGCAGAGGATCGGGCCCTTGCTGTCGTTCTTCAGTTTTCGCACCGACAGGTACTCGAGGATCCGTTGCTTGATCTCGCCGAGGCCGTGATGATCCTCGTCGAGGATCCCGGCCGCGGTCTCGAGATCCAGGTTGTCTTCGGTGCACTTGCCCCACGGCAGGTCGGTCATCCAGTCGAGATAGTTGCGGACCGTCGTCGCCTCGGTCGAGTCCGGATGCATCCGCTCCAACTTCTTCAACTGGCGACCGAACTCCTTTTCGGCCTCGTCGGAGAACTTCAAGTCCTTGGCTTTCTCGCGATACTGCTCGACCTCTTCGTGAAGCTCGTTCCCTTCGCCAAGTTCCATCATGATCGCTTTCATCTGATGGCGTAGGTAGTACTCGCGTTGAGAACGATCCATCTCGTCACGGGCCAGCGAGTCGATCTCTCGTTGCATCGAGAGCAGATCCATCTCGCGCTTGAGGAAGTCATGGATCCGAGTGAGACGGGCGCCGGGCTCCAGGGTCTCCAACACCTCCTGAGCTTCCTCGACCTTGAGATCGAGGTTAGAGGCGGCCAGATCCGCGAGACGTCCGGGCTCTTCGAGGTTGCCCGCGATCACCATCACCTCGGACGGGAGATTCTTGCCGAGACTGGAGGCGCGCTCCAGGAGTCGCTTCACACTACGCATTCGGGCCTCTTGCTCGATGGCGTCGTCCGCGCACTCCGGTTCGCTCACCCGCTCGATCCGTGCCTGTAGATAGGGCACCGTCGAGACGACCTCGGTAATCCGGGCCCGACAGACACCCTGCACGAGCACACGAATGCGGCCATCGGGAAGCTTGAGCATTCGCATGATGACCGCGACCGTACCCATGCGGAAGATGTCGTCGCCTGCCGGCTCCTCGACATCCTTGTCCCGCTGTGCGGTCAGCAGGATCATGCGGTTCTCCGCCAACGCGCTATCCACGGCAGAGATCGAGATCTCTCGAGCTACGGACAGCGGGGCGATGATGAACGGGTAGACCACCACGTCCCGCAGCGGGAGAACCGGAAGTTCGTCGGGAACGTTGACCGCTTCGTCGCGGACGTTTGCATCGTCGGAGGTCATCGTGTGCTTACCTCGATCGGCACTTCTTCGCCGCGTCGATTGGGAACCTTCGGAAAACGAACCGTCAGGAGACCGTCCACGAGTGTCGCCGCAGCTTGCCGGGTGTTCACCGGAACGCCGAGATGGATCACCCGGCGAAACGGACCGAAGTCTCGCTCGCCTTCGAGTTGCGTCTGCTCCGGGTGGGTCTCGGTCCGCTGCTTTTCACCGCGGATGATGATGTCGCCTCCGTGGACCGAGAGCGACAGAGCGGCCGGCTCGACGCCGGGCAACTCGACACGCAAGACCAGCGTCTCCTCGGTCTCGAGGATGTCGATATTGGGCATCCAACTCGCACCGGCCTCGTCACCGCCGAGGCTCGATAGATTCTCGAACAGTCGATTGATCTCGCTCTGGATACGAGCCACTTCCATCAGTGGCCCCAGCGTGTTGGTCATCGGATTCGTCGCTCCATTCGTGAGATTGAGGGGAAGATCATTTTCTTGTTTCCAGTAATCCGCGTAGCTCGATCATGAACTCGTTCACATCTTCGAACTGCCGGTACACCGACGCGAAGCGCACGTACGCGACCTTGTCGAGTTCGGCGAGGCGTCGCATGACCCGCTCACCAATGATCTGAGTCGCCAGCTCTCTGTCGGTGGACTCATGAACCATCTGCTCGACCTCGTCGACCAGATCGTCCAGGGCCTTCGCCGACACCGGTCGTTTCTCACACGCACGATGGAGACCGGCGGTCAACTTGCCGCGATCGAACGCTTCACGACGCCCGTCCTTCTTCACGACGAGGTACGGAATCTCCTCGATCCGTTCGTAGGACGTAAAGCGACGCCCACACTCGAGACACTCGCGACGACGTCGGATCGCATCACCGGTTCCGCTCTCGCGGGAATCGACGACCTTGTCCTTGATGTGTGCACAGAAAGGGCACTTCATGACGGACTTCTCCTACCCGGCCCGAGCGGCAGTCGGACGACTCCGGGCTGCGGCTAGCATGTCACGCCAGGAGATCTTCTCGGTCCACAAAAACAGCAGGCCGAGCAATAACACGGGAAGCGTCGACGCGAGATGGGTCAGCAACCCGGCGCCCAACGCCAGCAACTCCGTCACGCCGAATAGCATCACACCGGTCTTCAGAGCCAGGTGATACGAACCGGCCCCGCCCGGTGTCGGTACGGCGATCCCCAGGACCAACAATGGCATGATCAACCAGACACCGGCGAGCGGAATCTCCACGCCGGAGGCGCGGATGCACAGATAGGTGCTGAGCCCGATCGCGACCCAGGCCAGGACACTATGCACAGCGACCCAGAACAGCACACGAGGTCGCACGAGAGGCTTCACGCCTTCGGCCAAGGACAGCACGGTGTGGATGACCCAGCGGATCGGTCCACGGGCTTCCGCGGATCGACGTCGGACGGTGTCGGCGCTGCGTGAGACCAGGACCATCACGATGAGGGCCGCGATGCTGACGGTTGCGATGAGGCCTGCCCCACCACGGATCAATGCGGCGTGTTCGCCGACCGCGCCCTCGAGGGGAACCAACAGGCTGGCGACACCGAAGAGCGCCGCCACCGTCACCGCATCCAGCAGCCGGTCCCCGACCACCGAACCCAGCGCCGGCCCCAACGAGACGTCGGTCCGGCTGGAGAGCAGCATCGGTCGGACGATCTCTCCCAATCGACCGGGCAAGATCCAGCTGGTCATGTACCCCACCACCACCGCCACGAAAAGCGGACGAAAGGGAATCTGACGGCCACCATCATCTAGTAGGTAACGCCACCTCAGGACCCGGAACGGGATATGGGCGATATTCATCAGGGCCCCAAGCAGAAGTAGGCTCAGCGACGCGCGGCGGATCTGCTCGCCGACCCCATTCAGGTCCTGGCCGCGAAAAACCCACCAGAGTAGGACCATTGCGAGGCCCAGACCCCCTACAAGCTTGAACCCGTCGCGTACGATGTCCGGCCTCCTCCGCCCACCAGAGGGTCACGGAGGGCGAATCTATTTCATCCCCACGGCAAGGTCAACCAATCCGGCAAAACATTGTGGGATTTTAACGAAAGATGGCTCGGCTTACCCAAAACCTTCCCGGATCCTCTGTCAGACCTGTCTCTCAATGCCCGGTCGGACCCGAATCGTCTCGGACCGTTTGACCAGGACCGCCCCCGGGGCGCCACCGCGGGGCTTGCGAACCCACTTTCGCCGCGTCCACTGCACATCCACCCAGGCCTGATTTCGGGCATCGCTGAAATAGGCCGCCGCCGCCGCCGCATCTTCCAGGGTCTCTTCCCGCGGACGCTTTCGCCGTTGCTCGTTGCGGACGATGACATGGGCCCCGGTGACCCCCAGAGCGTGGAACCAGAAGTCCTCGGGCCCTGCCAGACGGAAAGTGACGTGCTGGTTCTCCTTGGCGTTGCGACCGATCAGGATGGTCTCCCCCGCCCGACTGGTCAACATCCGCACGCCTTCGATCCGTGGTCGACGGATCTGGGCCGACAGACGTTCCGCCCGCGTGTCGGTACGCAGCCCCACCGGCACCCCCGCCGCCCGCAGCCCCGCCTCCAACCGGTCGGGATCCAGCGAGTCGTGACCCTGGATCTGCAAGAGCGAGTCGCGAGTCGCCTGTAACCGTCGAAGCCGCTCCTGCACCTCCTGGCGTCCGCGTTCGGCCCGGCGTCCCCGTCCGTAGAGCTCGTCGATGGTCTCCGCCGGTCCGGCGCCTCCTCGATGGGGGATCACCAGTCGCGAAGCCGGATCCTGCGGGTCCGGTACCGTCCAACGATCGCCCTCTCGCAGAAGCTGGGTCAGCCCCGCGGCGAGGGCCTCGGCCTGACGACGATGAACGCCGGGATCTCCCAGACGGTCCAGGTCCGATTGCACGCGATCCATCGCCTTGCGCAGACGGTCCAGCTCGCGATCGAGGATGACCATCAGCCCCTCCCGACGCCGCTGCTCCATCTGGTCCCACTCGCGTTCCATGTAGTAGCGGCCGGCGGTGCTCGCCGCGTTCCTCTCCGTGGTGACGTCGGCGTCGTCTCGTGGGGGCCACGGTAGGAGATGGGTGCTGCCGTCGTCGTCGATGCGGATCACCGGATCGACCTGCCCATCCTCGACGGCCTGAACGTTTCGCCGGATGCAACGGCCGACATCGACGCCGCGGCTCTCGGCCGCCACGAGCGACGCCCCTTCGCTACCGATGCCGAACACGCGACGTCGGATGGACTCGAAGAGGACGTCTCCCGTAGACGTTCCCTGCTGCACGGCGAGATCGAGGGTCGCCGGGTCGGCCGACGAGGGATCCACGAGTCCGGACGGGAGCGACGGCGGCTGCCAGACGGCGCCGGGTTCACACGACGCGGCGCGACGCCGGGGAGAACGCAACGCCTGGACGACGCGATCGTCTTCATCGACGAGGATGAGGTTGGCGCCGTGGGGCGAGAGCTCGATCAACAGGCACGCGCCGCTCTCAAAACGAAGACGGACCCAGCGATCGAAGGTCGGCTTCTCGACGGCGGCGAGGACGATCCCCATGAGCCGTTTTCGCAGGCCATCGAGGAACGGGGTTCGGACCCGTGGAGGGGACGCCGCCAGACGGATCGGTTGCACGATCCACGGCATCTCCGGTTGCATCGAGATCAGTAGGGATCGGGGTCGGTCCGGTCCCTCGAAACGGGCCCGAAACCAGAACGGCCCCTCCTGGCGAATATCGGCCAGGACGGTCCGCGTGAGACTGGCGTGGAGGACGGCGACCGTCCGGATCAGGACGAGGTTGTCCATCCCCTCAGACCTTCCCTACGGGGTCGGCTAGTGCTCGATCTTGGGCTGGTTGAGCTTCATCGCCTCGGCGAGGGCGTCGTCGATATTCTGCTCGACCGTCTCGGAGTCCTTGCCGCCGGCTTCCGCCAGCTCCGAGACCAGCAGGAATCGGGCGCGATCCAACATCTTCCGCTCTCTGTAGGACAGCGGCTTGACCTCGTTGAGCATGGTCAGGCTCTTCAGAACCTCTGCCACGGCCTTGATGTCGCCGGTGCGCATCTTGTCGGAGTTGGCTTGAAATCGGCCTTTCCAGTCA encodes:
- a CDS encoding sigma-70 family RNA polymerase sigma factor, coding for MRDEAERIRAAAAGDRDAFDQLVRAKRERVVRTAYQITGNLEDALDVAQGVFLKLWQGLDRYDPARTFDTWVYRITVNAAIDSLRSKGPKGMMHALPDEAAEILPAPEKRTADERLDLGSLQAAFRRLAATLAPKQRAAFVLREIEGRTTSDVARILDVTESTVRNHLLQARRILRRGLERDYPELIQGFGDSEDRDDRGGGS
- the lon gene encoding endopeptidase La; this translates as MTSDDANVRDEAVNVPDELPVLPLRDVVVYPFIIAPLSVAREISISAVDSALAENRMILLTAQRDKDVEEPAGDDIFRMGTVAVIMRMLKLPDGRIRVLVQGVCRARITEVVSTVPYLQARIERVSEPECADDAIEQEARMRSVKRLLERASSLGKNLPSEVMVIAGNLEEPGRLADLAASNLDLKVEEAQEVLETLEPGARLTRIHDFLKREMDLLSMQREIDSLARDEMDRSQREYYLRHQMKAIMMELGEGNELHEEVEQYREKAKDLKFSDEAEKEFGRQLKKLERMHPDSTEATTVRNYLDWMTDLPWGKCTEDNLDLETAAGILDEDHHGLGEIKQRILEYLSVRKLKNDSKGPILCFVGPPGVGKTSLGRSIARSLGRNFFRLALGGVKDEAEIRGHRRTYVGSMPGRVIQGIHHTGSQNPVFMLDEVDKISSDFRGDPSAALLEVLDPEQNHTFRDHYLGVPYDLSDTLFIATANLLDPIQPAFRDRMEVIRLSGYTEEEKLTISQRHLVPRQIHENGLGEKLIEFSENSLRTMIGEYTREAGLRNLERTIGSVCRKVAHQVAQGRKKKVRVIASSLEAYLGPAIVSREEAMQGDQVGVATGLAWTESGGDVLFIEATIMSGKGNLILTGQLGDVMKESAQAALSYARTHAAEFDIPADYFDGKDIHIHVPQGAIPKDGPSAGITLATAMLSVFTGRPVRSDVAMTGEITLRGNVLPVGGIKEKVLAARRSGIKKIILPKASGKQVDEVPKALRRDIEFVLASQIDDVLAVALTPAGKPSAPARVPAASGREPQPTH
- a CDS encoding Hsp20/alpha crystallin family protein, whose product is MTNTLGPLMEVARIQSEINRLFENLSSLGGDEAGASWMPNIDILETEETLVLRVELPGVEPAALSLSVHGGDIIIRGEKQRTETHPEQTQLEGERDFGPFRRVIHLGVPVNTRQAAATLVDGLLTVRFPKVPNRRGEEVPIEVSTR
- the nrdR gene encoding transcriptional regulator NrdR, whose amino-acid sequence is MKCPFCAHIKDKVVDSRESGTGDAIRRRRECLECGRRFTSYERIEEIPYLVVKKDGRREAFDRGKLTAGLHRACEKRPVSAKALDDLVDEVEQMVHESTDRELATQIIGERVMRRLAELDKVAYVRFASVYRQFEDVNEFMIELRGLLETRK
- a CDS encoding flippase-like domain-containing protein, which produces MGLAMVLLWWVFRGQDLNGVGEQIRRASLSLLLLGALMNIAHIPFRVLRWRYLLDDGGRQIPFRPLFVAVVVGYMTSWILPGRLGEIVRPMLLSSRTDVSLGPALGSVVGDRLLDAVTVAALFGVASLLVPLEGAVGEHAALIRGGAGLIATVSIAALIVMVLVSRSADTVRRRSAEARGPIRWVIHTVLSLAEGVKPLVRPRVLFWVAVHSVLAWVAIGLSTYLCIRASGVEIPLAGVWLIMPLLVLGIAVPTPGGAGSYHLALKTGVMLFGVTELLALGAGLLTHLASTLPVLLLGLLFLWTEKISWRDMLAAARSRPTAARAG
- a CDS encoding NFACT RNA binding domain-containing protein; this encodes MDNLVLIRTVAVLHASLTRTVLADIRQEGPFWFRARFEGPDRPRSLLISMQPEMPWIVQPIRLAASPPRVRTPFLDGLRKRLMGIVLAAVEKPTFDRWVRLRFESGACLLIELSPHGANLILVDEDDRVVQALRSPRRRAASCEPGAVWQPPSLPSGLVDPSSADPATLDLAVQQGTSTGDVLFESIRRRVFGIGSEGASLVAAESRGVDVGRCIRRNVQAVEDGQVDPVIRIDDDGSTHLLPWPPRDDADVTTERNAASTAGRYYMEREWDQMEQRRREGLMVILDRELDRLRKAMDRVQSDLDRLGDPGVHRRQAEALAAGLTQLLREGDRWTVPDPQDPASRLVIPHRGGAGPAETIDELYGRGRRAERGRQEVQERLRRLQATRDSLLQIQGHDSLDPDRLEAGLRAAGVPVGLRTDTRAERLSAQIRRPRIEGVRMLTSRAGETILIGRNAKENQHVTFRLAGPEDFWFHALGVTGAHVIVRNEQRRKRPREETLEDAAAAAAYFSDARNQAWVDVQWTRRKWVRKPRGGAPGAVLVKRSETIRVRPGIERQV
- a CDS encoding CarD family transcriptional regulator; this translates as MDFKVGDKVVYPNHGVGVIEEVAKRAIGDVKGSFYCLRILSTDSTVMVPVNNTAAVGLRKVLTKREVTRVVKTLKDGEVTTYDDWKGRFQANSDKMRTGDIKAVAEVLKSLTMLNEVKPLSYRERKMLDRARFLLVSELAEAGGKDSETVEQNIDDALAEAMKLNQPKIEH